AAGACTGGTACAATGGTTTTAAATTATGTTTGCACTGTTCACTCATAGCATGAAGGCCCTGGTTTCAAATCTCAACTGGtttcacagaactgccttggatcctggatgacaGACCACCAGTCCATCCCATCTACCAAAAgcaatcatctacctgttgcattTGGTTAAATGTGTCCTTTTGGCCTCCTGcagttactggggtcctcaacagggGCAcccatgtgctggatcatgtcccaaagaacaggccacatggccaaaacataATAGATGATTTTCTGTAAGAATACCAGTGGTACACCTTAAGTGAGGCCCCCTACCTTAGCATGTTTCATGCAAAACCATTCCAACTGTATCCAAGGATCCTACAAAGAGGGAGAGTACTAAAGACAGACATCTGGTTGTCAACTTAAGCCACTACTTTGAGTCCAGACAGCACCAAGACCCCAGACTTGGATTTTTGTCATCCTGAACcactaaacttaaaaaaaacaagagacaACAAAAGTGTATGAAGtgcttttttaatatatttgacagaaggaacaaacacaaaatacagtaAGATTGATTGTTGAAACAGTAAATAAGTATTCTACAATCATGGCAtcaacattggggtgaatgtgaggcataattgttaagtgctttgagcgtgtgatggagatgggaaagtgctatataaaggcagtccatttaccatttaacatcaGTTTAGTATCAAATACTCATAAAAATATGTAAAACTTAGAAAGGTAACTGTTGCAATCCACTTTTTAATGGTGACTTTCTCAACCCTTCTTGGTCAGTATTTCCCAGtataaacacacagccactggtgttccaaagaggtctcccatccaaatactaactagatcctgctctgcttagcttctgagatctgacaggatcaggcagctgctcaaaaacaaacaataaagacTCAAAATAATCAATCCACTACCAAACTAGTTGGTGATTAATCTAATAACTGATGCTTCAACCAAGACATAAGTAACATTAATGTCTGATTTTACACTGCTTGGACATCAGTCAGATCTACACAACCTTGGTGACTCCTCTGTCACAAAAACGTTTTACTTCTCAAGCTTCGATTCAGTTTCTACATCTCTACAGGATGAGGTTTGTGTCCATTATATGACGGTCCTCTTCTTGAACCTATGTGTTAAAAGACTGGTTTCCCCGAAGACGAATGTCATAACCAGTAGCCACTGTAGTTCGACCATCTGCAGTGACAGGAGTTCCTTCAATTAATGCAAGGGTTCATATTTAATATTTGCTTGTGATACTGGTGTGGTGTCATAATGATGATGAAAGAAGAGGTCCTTGTCAGTTTGATCACCATGAAGCAATGAGTCCTGGTTAATGTTCACATTGCATCCACGTCGTTGATTCCGCCTGGGCCCCAATTTGTCAACAGAACCCTGTACTTTCTTTTTCTTCCTTTGTCCTCCAACATTTTGTGAAGAACTGGGCTCAGTCACAAAAGGTAACTTGAAGACAGCTTCTCCTCTCTGGGGATTATTTTTGAATTGTTTAGCAGTTTTTTGGACCTTGGATGCCACCGCTTGGGAAAATTCCCAACACCTGCAATGTTGTGAGCTAATATCAAAGTTATAGTCAAGAATTTCATACAGAGTTTCTGAAAAGGGTTTGGATTTAACTCTCCTAATTGCATATGTATAAATCTCATACACCACAGCTCTAGTCAGTAAATTTAATTTGATCTTATTTTTGGGCATCCTCAGTATGTGTTTCGCATCAAGGTCCAGTCCGATTTTCTTGCAATACGGAAAATTGCACGGTTGAAGCTGCCGGACCTTTGAGTTCTTTTTCTTTCGTTGTGCAGGACTGTTTTCAGTCATCACTGGGGCTGTTACCATCTGTTGCAGTGGCAACTGTACTTTCTCTGCTTCTTTTGATCTTTCACTTTTCCGAATGCCACCAACCACAGGTTGTTTTTGTGCAGGGACGTGTTGTGTCCTAAAATGTGACCGAATGACAAAAACTTGATTGAACCAAGCAGCCCATCCATCATACTGTTTTGCCACGTTGATAAACTGTGCCTGCAGGGTTTTTCGgttctgtatgacaatgttgaAGTTGTGCTCAAGAATGTCACTCACTAAATCAAATTTGATTGCGTATTTCTGTGTTCCAGACAACTTCTTGGCAAAATCTGCCACTTCAATCATCGTCTCAACAGTCAACAGCTCCATGTCAAGTTTCTTCTCTGGCTTATTCTTATCCACAAACAATTTCAAACCAATTTTCTTGCATCGAGGGTAACTCTGCAACCTCTCTTCCTCTGTTGTTGAGAAGGAAGAGGATGGATTTATCTCTGGATTTTGTGATACAGAGTTGGGATCAAGGCCTGTTTCTGTTGCAGTTTGTTGATGCTGCATGTGATCAGGATCAGAGTAGTTTTCATCAAGTTTACAGGTTCTATCTTGATGGCATTTGGGGCAAGATGGACTCTTTGAATCTGCAACCTTTCTGCACTTTCCGAAAGGGAGTCTGAAAAGCAACGGCAGGCGAGGGATTTTGTATGGATATCGCTTAAGCTGTTTAAATGTACCGAACATTACTGCTGCAAACACTTGATAATACTGCTCATTACTTAAGTCAATATCAAAGTTATACTCCAGTATGTCTGTCATGAAATACTTTTGTGCTGCCTGCAATTCTGTAGCAAAAGCACTGACTTCAGCCATGACACCGTTGGTCAGTAAATTTGGATCAAGGTTTTGTTCCACTCCAGATCCGACATTAAACTCCAAACCGATTTTCTTGCATCTGGAGTAAGAATAAAGTGGGCATTCGTCTAGATGAGGTATAGTTAACATACGCCGAATATGATTGGCACGTAACTTCCACATCGTTTTATCGTAATCATTCAGTTCTTTCCGATCAGCAGAGTCGCCCACATGTTGATCAGTGACGGGTGTTTTGGACGTCCCAGCACTACATTCTTCTGCATTTGAACGGCTGTGACATTCCTGCCCAGTTACTCCAGAAGGATCTGAATGTGGACATTTTTGGATACAACTTTTACCCAGTCCAGTATTGAGTGTTTTAAAAATTGGCAGATTCCTTCTGTCCACTATATGAGCAATTTGTGTTAAAATATTTGCAGCTACTTCAGAGTGTCCACTTTGCAAATCAACATCAAAGTTGTGTTCAATAATGTCAAAAAGAACTTGGTTAAATGTTCCACACAACATTTCTGCAAACCTGCTGACTTCAGTCATCGCTCCTTTTGTCAACTTGTTGATTTTCTGCTTTGTATTTGCTTGATTGTTGTTTACGTGCAGTTTAAGTCCTATTTCTTTACAGTGAGGATAAAGGACATCACTGCCCTCTGAAACATGTTCCTCGGGTTCAGCATGTGAATCTGGAGGCCTCATTGGAACAGTGATGAGCTCAGGTTTGACACCGACTGCACTCTGATTCTTCAATGACTCGAGATTAGGAAGTTCAAAGGTCTCTTTTGAGAATTTGACGACATCATCACAGTTTTTCAGCTGTCTTACTCTTTTCATGGTTTCAGATGCAAATACTTGTCTTTGCTGTTCACCCTGCAGTTCCAAATAAAAGTTGTACTCAAGAATCTCCATGATGACGTCCTGCTGGGAGGAGTTCATTGCTAAGGTGAATTTAACAACTTCAAAAAGAGCACTTTGATTCATCGTCTCGATATTGAGTTTCTGCTTCAACCCAAATCCAACATTGTAATTTAAACCAAATCTCTTGGACATGAAAAAAGAATCTTTGTCCAGCATAGTTAGGATCTGTTTTACACGATTAGCACGCAACTTCCACAGCTTATCTGTTCCCAACGCGCCTTGTTCTATGTCACTTTCAGTTAATATGTCATCATTTGTCTGAGTCGGTGTTTGCGGTCGACTTGCAAACAGCTGCTCTTTATCAGAGTCACTCtcagatgagtccacatttgactTTATAGGTGGAAAACCTTTGTTGGGGCTCAAAGAATGCCTTGCTCTCTTTTTTACTGACATCATGTTTTCATCCGACCCACAGTTTTCTTGATCATCAACCTTTACTGATGTTATGTCATTATCGGACTCTCCATCTGAGTCTCCAAGAGGGCGTGTGTAATAATGGCCATCGTTTTGATTCCGATTCATACACTGATCACTTGTTGAAAAAAGAGCCATCTCTTCTCGTTTTCGTCTCAACACAGACTGCCTTCTTTTTGTTAGCTCTTTAAACTGATACTGTGGGGAGCTTTGGTTGCACAATTTTGACCCTCTGATTTTTTTTGAAGGATGTTCCTTCAGTGAAATGGAAAAGGGTGCATTTTCAAACTCAGTTCTTAGTTTGCTGTCAATATAAGCAACTTTTCTATACAGTTTCAAAAGCTTTTTTACTTTTgtaacaatgtgattttcttggCATTTAATGTCAAGTTCAAAATTATGGTCCAACACAGCAAGAACAATAGACTTGAAGGATCCCGTCAGTATTCTACAGACACGTGCAAGCTCCAGCATCACAGGACCAGTAACCAAAGCAGGATCTAGACGTTGATTTGATCCAACTTCAAAGTTCATACCGATTTGTTCACACAAAGGGAATGAAAGAGGAAGAGCTCCATCTCTCAGGTCTTCTGATGGTTCTCCTGAATATGTGGACTTATCTTCATGTTCCTTCCCATCCGCATCCATCTCCTCTGACACATTGTCAATCATTTTATCTTCATTAGATGGCATTTGTGAACTCTTGTAGTCTTCGTGTTCACCATCATCAGTATTTGGTTCTGGTTCACTCATGTCAGTATGTGTCCCGTCCATTTCATCTGACACGTACTCAATCTTTACGTATTCTTCAGATGGTTCTTGTGAACTGCTAAATTCTTCTTCGTGATCACAATCATCAATGTCTGCTTCACTTACATCAGAATGTGTTCCTTCCATGTCATCTGACACGTATTCAATCTTTACATATTCTTCAGACGGCGCCTGTGAACTGTTAAATTCTTCTTCGTGTTCACTATCATCAGTATTCGGTACGACAATCTCCAGTGAGACATTGTCAGTGTTCAGATGTTCTGAAGATACCATGTTCAAATTATCTGCGTCATTTTTACAGTCCGAGAGAAAAGAAGCGAGATTAAAAGGTTTAATTTTGTATTTGTAGCATCTCCTCTTTACAGGACTGATTTTTGGTCCAATTTTTAGTGAAAATTCAATTCGTTGTTGGTCATTTTCCAAACCGAGATCAAAACTGTTCTCCAGAATGTGACTGACAAAACGATATCTGTACTTGTATAATGTTTTGGCAAATTCACAGATCTCAAGAATGGCACCGTTTGTGGCCAACTGTAAATCCAGTTTTTTGCGTTTGTTGGAGCCAACGTTAAAATCTAATCCAATTTTGTCACAGTACAAAAATGGCTCTGGATGTCTTGAATATATCTTTACAAACTTGATACGCCACTGCCATATTGTGCTGACATCCATCGTCATCTTCTTGTGCTTTTAAAGTTTACAGGTTGAGAAAACTGAAATCAGTCACTTTCCTCCACACTGCCAGTGATGACGGATCTTCTTTTCCTGTTTGAGAAAATAGACAATAAATCAATGACTGACTTTTATGTTATTGTTCAGATCATACAAGAAGCAGTTAGTTTGCCTAATAACCTCCAACCACTTTAAATTTTATAAACCTCTCTCATTATTAATTGATAAATTTATGAACTGACCTCGTTATGGGATTTATGTTATGTTGGGGGAATAAAAGGCATATGCCTTTCACAATATCAGAAATTAAAGGAGCTAAAATGAAAATATGAGATACATCCTGTCTGCACAAAATTTTGTCAACATCTACTCCCTACTTGATTCCTTCTTGTACATAACCAGAGAGCGAGAAAAAGGCATCTTACTCTCAAAGTTGGTTAAATGATAACTATACTGCAACTGACTACTTTGTAAAGCTAGCATCAAGGCTTATCACAGTATATCTCATAAGGGTGGAAAAATGAACCGATATTAGTGGAATATCAATTTTACAGTAATAGATACGACTACATCAAAGCACAGACCCCTGAACTCATTTACCTGTATTATGAACTGGTCGATGACTTGGCTTTAACATTACCAATCAGTTAAGTTGAACTTTTTTCATTACTACTTCCACATCTTCAATCTGTTGAAAATGTTAAAAGGTCTTTGCAAGGCTCTTGCAAGAGTGGTCACAGGAATGTCTAAAtttgcaatgtaaaaaaaaacaacaacaaaaagaaacacaatCAACATGTCCGATAGCGGTAGGTGGTATAACATTAGAACTTCATGTTCAGTTTACAACTGTTAACACCATCACACCGGTTCAGAATAGGAAAGTTGTATTATGCCATTTATTCTGtgctaacaacagctggcttcttctaaGCTATACTTCCTCCTACTGTGATGCAGCCAGATATTTACCTTGTAGATGATTTAGTAAAGGCATCCTCAAATACTTCTGGCCTAGGCCAGCTCAGCGTCCAAATCCATCATCTAACCAGTCCAGTCAGATTGTACAGCAGAGAGAATGTGGGAAGGGGTATAGGACCCTAGAATCAAACATCACTTTAAATGCCTGTTTGTACATACTCAGCTTTCACCTCACAGTCAGCTTGTACTGACAAACAAGAACCTAGGTTAACAGTTCTGAGTGTGCATGCATAAAATCAGCAGCATGCAAGCATCATGCTTagcatttaaaatggtgattttgCTTGATCAAAGTCTACCTTATCAAATATATAAACTCCAGCAATTTCCCCGTACATCACAGAGGACAAATTCAAACACACTATCACATACTCAACTGTCACATGCTTTTATTTATGTAACCTTCATTTGGGGTTTTGCACATGCTCTCTCAAAATCTTTCCAGCTAATACCCAGTTATTAATTTTTAAACCCTTTAAACTTGTTCTACATATCTGTGTATGATTAGCGCCACACTGACAACACATTACCCGCAGCAGTAAGCTTGCAACACACTGTCAATCCCTAGTGTTGCTGTAGATTTAATCAAACACTGACTAGACTATGATATGAATGCATGTCTGAGCAACACTTACTCGTATTTACTTTGATTACTCTCCAAAAAATGATACGTCATGAAATTATCTTTGTTTGAAGATccttttattcattcattgacTGTCCTGGGTTTTGCATGTCATGTTTGTAGTCGTTTTTGagcagaaatcagcaaaaggtatGAGTGGGTATTGGATGAGATTAAGACTAGATAACTTGGGACTGTGCGAGTTGgtagaataaatgtatttttctttCCCCCCCATGCTCATTTTGTGCATGCGTGTAAGTCTGAAAACTGAGCATGATACAGCCCATATCAATATCTCTTATGCTGTTACATATATTTTATGGGGGGAAGATTGTATGCTGATAACAGGAGGGGAATGCACAGATATGTTTTGAGAGGGGGAAATATTTTCACAGGGGTAGATATGGATAAGTAGCAAATTGCATTTCACATGGCATCTACAGTATCTACGTCAGGACACCTGACTAACTTGCATAAACTTGTTTATTGAAAATCCCCAAATAAACAGGGTCCCCAGTGCCTTAATTTATGCAAAATAGCATCTTTTACCATAAAAAGGTAATTAAGAATGTAATCTTTAGCTTTTGAGAGTGTCTTATATAGGAATACTTGAATGCATAAACTGTTTTAACAAGTTTTAATCGACAGACACTTGAATTTTTAACATTGTACATCAACAGCACGTTACTCTTGTAAACTGTTAAATAACCctttttaaaagattttttaaaagaaaaaacaataaatatttgTGAAAGTATCATTTTAAAGTCAACTGCATGCTTTCTATGGTGTTATATGAGTTTCAATGTGTTTTTCTATGATATTTTGGGACAGCGGTTCCCACTAATGCACAAAATTTACTCTTGTGAAAAACAGTGTTGTTCGTGGTACTATTGTTTTCCATTTACCAATTCACACCCACCCCAGACGTAGATCATGGAATTGCAAATCTAGAGGAAAATTCAGATTTCTAGTCTTAACGTTCACAAGCCAAAAAGTCCACAACTAGAACGTCCAAATGGCAAAATGCCCACAAATACAACAAAACGTCCACAGATTTAAGCCAAAACGTCCAAAGTATTAGTATTCTATTATCATAACCTCCATTATTACTGCAAAAATGTCATCTTGTCAGATACATCAACTTAATAAAATTGTTCTGTGTGATTGGTGTGTGCATATATTGCTGTTCTGTGATGCTAGAAAGCACAAATAAAGGAATTTTGACTGAAAATAatggttgtctgttttatttcatgtatttcctttaacaaatacatacaaataatatacttattatattctattaccaGTAAACTGTGGACGTTTGGGAAAATATATGTGGATGTTTCGGTTTGTGGACTTTTTGACTTGTGGACCTTATGACAAGCACCAGATATTCATTGTACGGCCCACTGTGAGTGattctgtttgggtttttttttttttttttttttggcgtgtAATTATCAATCTCTTAACTTTGACTTCCAGAACTCGGTGATGGAATTTAAAAAATGCTCTCTGTTCTTCCCAATAAGTACGAATATTTAGATGAGACCAGTTATAGTGAAATAAGAATGTAATCTGATTACATACCTGAGGTCGGGAGAACGAGCACGGAGCCTCGAACGCACTGAGAGGGGGGAAGACCTCCAAACTGCACGTAAATAAACCGAAGTTATTTCATTCGAGAACGAAGCTGTAACTATTAAAGAGGTTGcttaaatatttacattaaacATCGAATTTATCCGAAAAACAAAGCAGCTTTCAGAAGGCGCAGCAGACATTTTACCTTTCTTATGGTTTAATGGCAGCCTGTAAACAATCAGCtggagcattaccgccacctactggtaCCTGCGTGGACTGCACCCAAAACCACCATCAATAATGATAATCCGTGGAGAATGTCCAGATTCTTGCACATTTCACTGTTGCAGCACTAATAACGGAAGACCCTACTACAGCTTAAATTGATATCTTTAAGCTCTAATAACAGAAGTatgacagtatgtaggatttttaAACAAACTGCCTCAAAGCAATGAATTATTCAACCAATTACTGAAAATTGGTTTAGCAGAGTGGTGCAAGCGATTCACAAGTTTACTTCCAAAAACTGAAGGTAACCGAGTCAATGTCCATCCCTATCCTTTCCCAGTGTGCAGGTCATCCTGATGCCATTGGAATTAAAGTGTGAAGGAATGGTGACTCAGGGAGCCTACAGTGGAGCATaatctcaatttattttcatttatattgcaccaaatcacaacaaagctgcctcaaggcgcttcacacgagtaaggtctaaccttaccaaccccaagagcaagcacacaggcgacagtggtaagaaaaactccctctgatgatattgaggaagaaacctcaagcagaccagaggggtgatccactgcttaggccattttaacagttacagggtttttacaaagtttaacaaagctgaagaaacagaaaataggaaATCAAAGCATATAAACAAGGTAATGCAAGAATTTGACTTGCACTGTAAGGGAATGTCATCTGGAAATTTACGGAACGTTCCTGTGCATTGCTGGGGGTACCGGCAACTGGAAAAGGCAGAGGGGTTACCCATGCACGCAACAGAGACGGTTACTCTCCTAAGGTGGAGACGGCTCAACTGTTTGCATGGGTTGTTACCAGTTTGGACCCAGTAAGTCATAATAAATAAAACCTCTCCAACACCAATAaggataaatttattgaacaagataaaaaaatatatatcaaaatGCATGCATCTGAAAAAGATTCAACAAATTACCCAGAGAGAGAAGTCAGCTAGTcgagaaaactttttttttaatatactttGAGCtatgaaataaaagacaaatgtAAACCTGTTTCTGCAATGAAAAACCTCAAAGatcaactttgatttttttttagaactatctactccacacagatttaccatagcgtgccctactgtttgtatttctttagaaTGAATAAAGGCCAAGACTCATTTttgccaagacaaaaaaaaaaaaaaaaaaccatacaaaGTGTCATAGAAAATATTTTTAATATCTGAAAGGTACAAGcacaaaacacaaaaagaatCAATAACATATATGAAATGACAACTCTACAATCATTTGTTGTAAATACTGACGTATCAAATAAATCATCACACAAATACTTAAAATACAGTATACTCAGTTTTTGATTGTGACTTTCTTAACCCATCTTGGGCCATATGGGCACACAACAG
The sequence above is drawn from the Thalassophryne amazonica chromosome 21, fThaAma1.1, whole genome shotgun sequence genome and encodes:
- the LOC117502681 gene encoding uncharacterized protein LOC117502681 isoform X1 is translated as MQQKKMMDPSTIWQWRIKFVKMYSRHPTPFFYCEKIGLDFNIGSNKNKKLDLQSATNGAILEICEFAKTLSKNRYRFISHILENSFDLGLENEQQQSAFSLKIGPKISELKKRRSKAKRKCFDLASFLSECKNCTDDFPNTDENEHEEEFNSLKLLSVDEIKVEYESDEMEEMHNVVSERDPPTDDGDHEEEFNSSQVIPEEHTRAKHGSDGTHTDVTEHEPNKDGEHSEEFKNSQMPLKQDKKIENVSEARAAAHAEDGSEHDYLFACSGEPSEELELSAGELKEDHLPLSFPLCQQIGMNFEVGSNQRLDPALVTSAVMLELAQVTTILTGSFLPIVLDVLDHNFELDLKMYGRQIFSKVKRLLERYKKVDRKVRFEFEHEPFSLLAPSKRIKVSKLFDQSPQCQLKEVTKRRQFELQRKREEMALFPTSELWMSLNQDVGYYYTCPLGESDADSDENIYLDKVGIQEKINRGRSSVSPSGFKYLESGPLSECVQLFPTECPSGFPAENPDVDSSESDSDKEQLFASRPQTPTQTSDVLTESDIEQGVLGTDKLWKLRANRVKQIVTLLDKDNYSFFMSKRFGLNYNVGFGLKQKLNIETMNQSALFEVVKFTLAMNSSQQDVIMEILEYNFYLELQGEQQRQVFASETMKRVRQLKNCDDVVKFSKETFELPNLESLKNQSAVGVKPELITVPMRPPDSHAEPEEHVSEGSDVLYPHCKEIGLKLHVNNNQANTKQKINKLTKGAMTEVSRFAEMLCGTFNQVLFDIIEHNFDVDLQSGHSEVAANILTQIAHIVDRRNLPIFKTLNTGLGKSCIQKCPHSDPSGVTGQECHSRSNAEECSAGTSKTPVTDQHVGDSADRKELNDYDKTMWKLRANHIRRMLTIPHLDECPLYSYSRCKKIGLEFNVGSGVEQNLDPNLLTNGVMAEVSAFATELQAAQKYFMTDILEYNFDIDLSNEQYYQVFAAVMFGTFKQLKRYPYKIPRLPLLFRLPFGKCRKVADSKSPSCPKCHQDRTCKLDENYSDPDHMQHQQTATETGLDPNSVSQNPEINPSSSFSTTEEERLQSYPRCKKIGLKLFVDKNKPEKKLDMELLTVETMIEVADFAKKLSGTQKYAIKFDLVSDILEHNFNIVIQNRKTLQAQFINVAKQYDGWAAWFNQVFVIRSHFRTQHVPAQKQPVVGGIRKSERSKEAEKVQLPLQQMVTAPVMTENSPAQRKKKNSKVRQLQPCNFPYCKKIGLDLDAKHILRMPKNKIKLNLLTRAVVYEIYTYAIRRVKSKPFSETLYEILDYNFDISSQHCRCWEFSQAVASKVQKTAKQFKNNPQRGEAVFKLPFVTEPSSSQNVGGQRKKKKVQGSVDKLGPRRNQRRGCNVNINQDSLLHGDQTDKDLFFHHHYDTTPVSQANIKYEPLH
- the LOC117502681 gene encoding uncharacterized protein LOC117502681 isoform X3, which encodes MQQKKMMDPSTIWQWRIKFVKMYSRHPTPFFYCEKIGLDFNIGSNKNKKLDLQSATNGAILEICEFAKTLSKNRYRFISHILENSFDLGLENEQQQSAFSLKIGPKISELKKRRSKAKRKCFDLASFLSECKNCTDDFPNTDENEHEEEFNSLKLLSVDEIKVEYESDEMEEMHNVVSERDPPTDDGDHEEEFNSSQVIPEEHTRAKHGSDGTHTDVTEHEPNKDGEHSEEFKNSQMPLKQDKKIENVSEARAAAHAEDGSEHDYLFACSGEPSEELELSAGELKEDLPLSFPLCEQIGMNFEVGSNQRLDPALVTGPVMLELARVCRILTGSFKSIVLAVLDHNFELDIKCQENHIVTKVKKLLKLYRKVAYIDSKLRTEFENAPFSISLKEHPSKKIRGSKLCNQSSPQYQFKELTKRRQSVLRRKREEMALFSTSDQCMNRNQNDGHYYTRPLGDSDGESDNDITSVKVDDQENCGSDENMMSVKKRARHSLSPNKGFPPIKSNVDSSESDSDKEQLFASRPQTPTQTNDDILTESDIEQGALGTDKLWKLRANRVKQILTMLDKDSFFMSKRFGLNYNVGFGLKQKLNIETMNQSALFEVVKFTLAMNSSQQDVIMEILEYNFYLELQGEQQRQVFASETMKRVRQLKNCDDVVKFSKETFELPNLESLKNQSAVGVKPELITVPMRPPDSHAEPEEHVSEGSDVLYPHCKEIGLKLHVNNNQANTKQKINKLTKGAMTEVSRFAEMLCGTFNQVLFDIIEHNFDVDLQSGHSEVAANILTQIAHIVDRRNLPIFKTLNTGLGKSCIQKCPHSDPSGVTGQECHSRSNAEECSAGTSKTPVTDQHVGDSADRKELNDYDKTMWKLRANHIRRMLTIPHLDECPLYSYSRCKKIGLEFNVGSGVEQNLDPNLLTNGVMAEVSAFATELQAAQKYFMTDILEYNFDIDLSNEQYYQVFAAVMFGTFKQLKRYPYKIPRLPLLFRLPFGKCRKVADSKSPSCPKCHQDRTCKLDENYSDPDHMQHQQTATETGLDPNSVSQNPEINPSSSFSTTEEERLQSYPRCKKIGLKLFVDKNKPEKKLDMELLTVETMIEVADFAKKLSGTQKYAIKFDLVSDILEHNFNIVIQNRKTLQAQFINVAKQYDGWAAWFNQVFVIRSHFRTQHVPAQKQPVVGGIRKSERSKEAEKVQLPLQQMVTAPVMTENSPAQRKKKNSKVRQLQPCNFPYCKKIGLDLDAKHILRMPKNKIKLNLLTRAVVYEIYTYAIRRVKSKPFSETLYEILDYNFDISSQHCRCWEFSQAVASKVQKTAKQFKNNPQRGEAVFKLPFVTEPSSSQNVGGQRKKKKVQGSVDKLGPRRNQRRGCNVNINQDSLLHGDQTDKDLFFHHHYDTTPVSQANIKYEPLH
- the LOC117502681 gene encoding uncharacterized protein LOC117502681 isoform X2 — encoded protein: MTMDVSTIWQWRIKFVKIYSRHPEPFLYCDKIGLDFNVGSNKRKKLDLQLATNGAILEICEFAKTLYKYRYRFVSHILENSFDLGLENDQQRIEFSLKIGPKISPVKRRCYKYKIKPFNLASFLSDCKNDADNLNMVSSEHLNTDNVSLEIVVPNTDDSEHEEEFNSSQAPSEEYVKIEYVSDDMEGTHSDVSEADIDDCDHEEEFSSSQEPSEEYVKIEYVSDEMDGTHTDMSEPEPNTDDGEHEDYKSSQMPSNEDKMIDNVSEEMDADGKEHEDKSTYSGEPSEDLRDGALPLSFPLCEQIGMNFEVGSNQRLDPALVTGPVMLELARVCRILTGSFKSIVLAVLDHNFELDIKCQENHIVTKVKKLLKLYRKVAYIDSKLRTEFENAPFSISLKEHPSKKIRGSKLCNQSSPQYQFKELTKRRQSVLRRKREEMALFSTSDQCMNRNQNDGHYYTRPLGDSDGESDNDITSVKVDDQENCGSDENMMSVKKRARHSLSPNKGFPPIKSNVDSSESDSDKEQLFASRPQTPTQTNDDILTESDIEQGALGTDKLWKLRANRVKQILTMLDKDSFFMSKRFGLNYNVGFGLKQKLNIETMNQSALFEVVKFTLAMNSSQQDVIMEILEYNFYLELQGEQQRQVFASETMKRVRQLKNCDDVVKFSKETFELPNLESLKNQSAVGVKPELITVPMRPPDSHAEPEEHVSEGSDVLYPHCKEIGLKLHVNNNQANTKQKINKLTKGAMTEVSRFAEMLCGTFNQVLFDIIEHNFDVDLQSGHSEVAANILTQIAHIVDRRNLPIFKTLNTGLGKSCIQKCPHSDPSGVTGQECHSRSNAEECSAGTSKTPVTDQHVGDSADRKELNDYDKTMWKLRANHIRRMLTIPHLDECPLYSYSRCKKIGLEFNVGSGVEQNLDPNLLTNGVMAEVSAFATELQAAQKYFMTDILEYNFDIDLSNEQYYQVFAAVMFGTFKQLKRYPYKIPRLPLLFRLPFGKCRKVADSKSPSCPKCHQDRTCKLDENYSDPDHMQHQQTATETGLDPNSVSQNPEINPSSSFSTTEEERLQSYPRCKKIGLKLFVDKNKPEKKLDMELLTVETMIEVADFAKKLSGTQKYAIKFDLVSDILEHNFNIVIQNRKTLQAQFINVAKQYDGWAAWFNQVFVIRSHFRTQHVPAQKQPVVGGIRKSERSKEAEKVQLPLQQMVTAPVMTENSPAQRKKKNSKVRQLQPCNFPYCKKIGLDLDAKHILRMPKNKIKLNLLTRAVVYEIYTYAIRRVKSKPFSETLYEILDYNFDISSQHCRCWEFSQAVASKVQKTAKQFKNNPQRGEAVFKLPFVTEPSSSQNVGGQRKKKKVQGSVDKLGPRRNQRRGCNVNINQDSLLHGDQTDKDLFFHHHYDTTPVSQANIKYEPLH